One region of Streptomyces leeuwenhoekii genomic DNA includes:
- a CDS encoding Leu/Phe/Val dehydrogenase: MTDVTGAPADVLHTLFHSDQGGHEQVVLCQDRATGLKAVIALHSTALGPALGGTRFYPYANEAEAVADALNLARGMSYKNAMAGLDHGGGKAVIIGDPDQDKTEELLLAYGRFVASLGGRYVTACDVGTYVADMDVVARECRWTTGRSPENGGAGDSSVLTAFGVYQGMRASAQHLWGDPSLRDRTVGIAGVGKVGHHLVEHLMAEGARVVVTDVREDAVRRITERHPSVRAVADTAALIRTEGLDIYAPCALGGALNDDTVPVLTAKVVCGAANNQLAHPGVEKDLADRRILYAPDYVVNAGGVIQVADELHGFDFERCKAKAAKIYETTLAIFARAKQDGIPPAAAADRIAEQRMADARNRPAGR, encoded by the coding sequence GTGACCGACGTAACCGGCGCGCCTGCTGATGTACTGCACACCCTGTTCCACTCGGATCAGGGAGGTCATGAGCAAGTCGTGCTCTGCCAGGACCGTGCCACCGGCCTGAAGGCCGTCATCGCCCTCCACTCCACCGCGCTGGGCCCCGCCCTCGGCGGCACCCGCTTCTACCCGTACGCGAACGAGGCGGAGGCGGTCGCCGACGCGCTGAACCTCGCGCGCGGGATGTCGTACAAGAACGCCATGGCCGGTCTCGACCACGGCGGCGGCAAGGCCGTGATCATCGGTGATCCCGATCAGGACAAGACCGAGGAGCTGCTGCTCGCCTACGGGCGCTTCGTCGCCTCGCTGGGCGGGCGGTACGTCACCGCCTGTGACGTGGGCACCTACGTCGCCGACATGGACGTCGTGGCGCGCGAGTGCCGCTGGACGACCGGGCGGTCCCCGGAGAACGGCGGCGCGGGCGACTCCTCCGTGCTGACCGCCTTCGGCGTCTACCAGGGGATGCGGGCCAGCGCCCAGCACCTGTGGGGCGACCCGTCGCTGCGCGACCGCACGGTCGGCATCGCGGGGGTCGGCAAGGTCGGTCACCACCTGGTGGAGCACCTGATGGCCGAGGGCGCCCGGGTCGTCGTCACCGACGTCCGCGAGGACGCCGTGCGGCGGATCACCGAGCGGCACCCCTCGGTGCGCGCCGTCGCCGACACCGCCGCCCTGATCCGCACCGAGGGCCTGGACATCTACGCCCCCTGCGCGCTCGGCGGTGCGCTGAACGACGACACCGTGCCGGTGCTGACCGCGAAGGTGGTGTGCGGAGCGGCCAACAACCAGCTCGCCCACCCGGGTGTGGAGAAGGACCTCGCCGACCGCCGGATCCTCTACGCGCCGGACTACGTGGTGAACGCCGGCGGGGTCATCCAGGTCGCCGACGAGCTGCACGGTTTCGATTTCGAGCGGTGCAAGGCGAAGGCGGCGAAGATCTACGAGACGACGCTCGCCATATTCGCACGTGCGAAGCAGGACGGTATTCCGCCGGCCGCGGCGGCCGACCGGATCGCCGAGCAGCGGATGGCGGACGCCCGGAACCGTCCGGCGGGGCGCTGA
- the bldC gene encoding developmental transcriptional regulator BldC, with protein sequence MTARTPDAEPLLTPAEVATMFRVDPKTVTRWAKAGKLTSIRTLGGHRRYREAEVRALLAGIPQQRSEG encoded by the coding sequence ATGACCGCTCGCACCCCTGATGCCGAGCCGCTGCTGACCCCGGCTGAGGTTGCCACCATGTTCCGCGTCGACCCGAAGACGGTCACGCGCTGGGCGAAGGCCGGCAAGCTCACGTCGATCCGTACGCTCGGCGGGCACCGCCGCTACCGCGAGGCTGAGGTGCGCGCTCTGCTGGCGGGCATCCCGCAGCAGCGCAGCGAGGGCTGA
- a CDS encoding DUF6274 family protein, with translation MAASARHETRALLRAHLSAASSYRHLTRHCPICHRLLRLAMDSGPQPAGDPQEAGEDEHPAPA, from the coding sequence ATGGCGGCATCGGCGAGGCACGAGACACGGGCACTGCTCCGCGCACATCTGTCGGCCGCGTCGTCCTACCGCCATCTGACGCGCCACTGTCCCATCTGCCACCGGCTGCTGCGGCTGGCGATGGACTCCGGCCCCCAGCCCGCGGGCGACCCCCAGGAGGCCGGGGAGGACGAGCACCCCGCCCCCGCGTGA
- the hrpA gene encoding ATP-dependent RNA helicase HrpA, giving the protein MSTHSAPALGSLAGRLTELSLRDAHRLGRRLEGARKIRKPEARAAVLTEIEADVERAERRVGERRARVPAVTYPEQLPVSQKKDEIAAAIRDHQVVIVAGETGSGKTTQIPKICLELGRGVRGMIGHTQPRRIAARTVAERVAEELDTPLGEAVGWKVRFTDQVNPEATFIKLMTDGILLAEIQTDRELRAYDTIIIDEAHERSLNIDFLLGYLAQLLPKRPDLKVVITSATIDPERFSRHFGDAPIVEVSGRTYPVEVRYRPFLEEDSDDADRDQITAITDAVEELMAEGPGDILVFLSGEREIRDTADALTKKQYRFTEVLPLYARLSHAEQHRVFQPHSGRRIVLATNVAETSLTVPGIKYVIDPGFARISRYSHRTKVQRLPIEPISQASANQRKGRCGRTSDGICIRLYSEEDFEARPEFTDAEILRTNLASVILQMTAAGLGDIEKFPFIDPPDHRNIRDGVQLLQELGALDPAQKDPRKRLTETGRKLAQLPVDPRLARMVLEADKNGCVREVMVIAAALSIQDPRERPADKQTQADQQHARFKDETSDFLAYLNLWRYIREQQKERGSSSFRRMCKQEYLNFLRIREWQDIYTQLRTVAKQMGIHLNDDDAPADRIHVSLLAGLLSHIGMKDVKNAGGESGKGTAKNEYLGARNAKFAIFPGSALFKKPPRFVMSAELVETSRLWARVNARIEPEWVEPLAQHLIKRTYSEPHWEKDQAAVMAYEKVTLYGVPIVAQRKVNYGRIDPEASRELFIRHALVEGDWRTHHKFFTDNRKLLTEVEELEHRARRRDILVDDETLFDFYDRRIPDHVVSGAHFDSWWKHKRHEQPDFLDFEREMLINEKAGAVTKDDYPDSWRQGDLKFRVTYQFEPGADADGVTVHIPLQVLNQVTGEGFDWQIPGLREELVTELIRSLPKPIRRNYVPAPNYAKAFLERAVPLQEPLTVTMARELKRMVGVPFEAEDFDWSKVPDHLTITFRIVDERRRKLAEDKDLEALKLRLKPKARKALSQAAAATASRQGGPSLERSGLTDWTIGALTRVFETRRAGQPVKAYPALVDDGPAANTVSVRLFDTEAEQAEAMWKGTRRLILRNIPVNPAKFASENLTNQQKLGLSANPHGSIQALFDDCAMAAADKLIADFGGPVWDEESYRKLYDKVRAEIVDTAVRTVGQVQQVLAAWQACERRLKSVRSPALLPNLQDVRKQLDGLVKPGFVTEVGIRRLPDLMRYLIAADRRLQQMPTNVQRDTTRMEKVHEMQDEYAWLLEQMPQGRPVPQQVLDIRWMIEELRVSYFAHALGTAYPVSDKRIVKAIDAAAP; this is encoded by the coding sequence ATGTCTACGCACTCCGCCCCCGCCCTCGGCAGCCTCGCCGGCCGCCTGACCGAGCTGTCCCTGCGTGACGCGCACCGCCTCGGCCGGCGGCTGGAAGGCGCGCGCAAGATCCGCAAGCCGGAGGCCCGCGCCGCCGTTCTCACCGAGATCGAAGCGGACGTCGAGCGGGCCGAGCGGCGCGTCGGTGAGCGCCGCGCCCGCGTGCCCGCCGTCACCTACCCCGAACAGCTACCGGTCAGCCAGAAGAAGGACGAGATCGCGGCGGCCATCCGCGACCACCAGGTGGTGATCGTCGCCGGTGAGACGGGGTCCGGCAAGACGACCCAGATCCCCAAGATCTGCCTCGAGCTGGGCCGCGGCGTCCGCGGCATGATCGGGCACACCCAGCCGCGGCGGATCGCCGCCCGGACGGTCGCCGAACGCGTGGCCGAGGAACTGGACACCCCGCTCGGCGAGGCCGTCGGCTGGAAGGTCCGGTTCACCGACCAGGTGAACCCGGAGGCCACGTTCATCAAGCTGATGACGGACGGCATCCTGCTCGCGGAGATCCAGACCGACCGCGAGCTGCGCGCCTACGACACGATCATCATCGACGAGGCGCACGAGCGGTCCCTGAACATCGACTTCCTGCTCGGCTACCTCGCCCAGCTCCTGCCCAAGCGTCCCGACCTGAAGGTCGTCATCACGTCGGCGACCATCGACCCGGAGCGCTTCTCCCGGCACTTCGGCGACGCCCCGATCGTCGAGGTCAGCGGCCGGACCTACCCCGTGGAGGTCCGCTACCGCCCCTTCCTCGAAGAGGACTCCGACGACGCCGACCGCGACCAGATCACCGCGATCACGGACGCCGTCGAAGAGCTGATGGCGGAGGGTCCCGGCGACATCCTGGTCTTCCTGTCCGGGGAGCGGGAGATCCGGGACACGGCGGACGCCCTGACCAAGAAGCAGTACCGGTTCACGGAGGTCCTGCCTCTGTACGCCCGGCTCTCCCACGCGGAGCAGCACCGGGTCTTCCAGCCGCACTCCGGCCGCAGGATCGTTCTGGCCACCAACGTGGCCGAGACGTCCCTGACCGTCCCGGGCATCAAGTACGTCATCGACCCCGGCTTCGCCCGGATCTCCCGCTACAGCCACCGCACCAAGGTGCAGCGGCTGCCCATCGAGCCGATCTCGCAGGCCAGCGCCAACCAGCGCAAGGGCCGCTGCGGACGTACCTCCGACGGCATCTGCATCCGGCTGTACAGCGAGGAGGACTTCGAGGCCCGGCCGGAGTTCACGGACGCGGAGATCCTGCGGACGAACCTCGCCTCGGTCATCCTCCAGATGACCGCCGCCGGTCTCGGTGACATCGAGAAGTTCCCCTTCATCGATCCGCCGGACCACCGCAACATCCGCGACGGTGTGCAACTGCTCCAGGAGCTCGGCGCCCTCGACCCGGCCCAGAAGGACCCGCGCAAGCGGCTGACGGAGACCGGCCGCAAGCTGGCCCAGCTGCCCGTCGACCCGCGCCTGGCCCGGATGGTGCTGGAGGCCGACAAGAACGGCTGTGTCCGCGAGGTCATGGTGATCGCCGCCGCGCTGTCCATCCAGGACCCGCGCGAGCGCCCGGCCGACAAGCAGACGCAGGCCGACCAGCAGCACGCCCGCTTCAAGGACGAGACCAGCGACTTCCTCGCGTACCTCAATCTGTGGCGCTACATCCGCGAGCAGCAGAAGGAGCGCGGCTCGTCGTCCTTCCGCCGGATGTGCAAGCAGGAGTACCTCAACTTCCTGCGCATTCGCGAATGGCAGGACATCTACACCCAGTTGCGCACGGTCGCGAAGCAGATGGGCATCCATCTCAACGACGACGACGCGCCCGCCGACCGCATCCACGTCTCCCTCCTCGCCGGTCTCCTCTCCCACATCGGCATGAAGGACGTGAAGAACGCCGGGGGCGAGAGCGGGAAGGGCACCGCGAAGAACGAGTACCTGGGCGCCCGCAACGCCAAGTTCGCGATCTTCCCGGGTTCGGCGCTGTTCAAGAAGCCGCCGCGTTTCGTGATGTCCGCCGAACTCGTCGAGACGTCCCGGCTGTGGGCCCGGGTCAACGCCAGGATCGAGCCGGAGTGGGTCGAGCCCCTCGCCCAGCACCTGATCAAGCGCACGTACAGCGAGCCGCACTGGGAGAAGGACCAGGCGGCGGTGATGGCGTACGAGAAGGTGACGCTGTACGGCGTGCCGATCGTCGCCCAGCGCAAGGTGAACTACGGCCGGATCGATCCGGAGGCCAGCCGTGAGCTGTTCATCCGGCACGCCCTCGTCGAGGGCGACTGGCGCACGCACCACAAGTTCTTCACCGACAACCGCAAGCTCCTGACCGAGGTCGAGGAGCTGGAGCACCGCGCGCGGCGCCGGGACATCCTCGTCGACGACGAAACGCTGTTCGACTTCTACGACCGGCGGATCCCCGACCATGTCGTCTCCGGCGCCCACTTCGACTCCTGGTGGAAGCACAAGCGCCACGAGCAGCCCGACTTCCTCGACTTCGAGCGCGAGATGCTCATCAACGAGAAGGCGGGCGCGGTCACCAAGGACGACTACCCGGACTCCTGGCGCCAGGGTGATCTGAAGTTCCGCGTCACCTACCAGTTCGAGCCGGGGGCGGACGCCGACGGCGTCACGGTCCACATCCCGCTCCAGGTCCTCAACCAGGTCACCGGCGAGGGCTTCGACTGGCAGATCCCGGGGCTGCGGGAGGAGCTGGTCACCGAGCTCATCCGCTCCCTCCCCAAGCCGATCCGCCGCAACTACGTGCCGGCCCCGAACTACGCCAAGGCGTTCCTGGAGCGGGCGGTCCCGCTCCAGGAGCCGCTGACGGTGACCATGGCGCGTGAGCTGAAGCGCATGGTCGGCGTCCCCTTCGAGGCCGAGGACTTCGACTGGTCGAAGGTCCCCGACCACCTCACGATCACGTTCCGGATCGTCGACGAGCGGCGCCGCAAGCTGGCCGAGGACAAGGACCTGGAGGCGCTCAAGCTCCGGCTGAAGCCGAAGGCGCGCAAGGCCCTGTCCCAGGCCGCGGCGGCCACCGCCTCCCGCCAGGGCGGGCCGTCCCTGGAGCGCTCGGGCCTGACCGACTGGACGATCGGCGCGCTGACCCGCGTCTTCGAGACCCGCCGGGCCGGCCAGCCGGTGAAGGCGTACCCGGCGCTGGTCGACGACGGACCGGCGGCGAACACCGTCTCGGTCCGCCTCTTCGACACCGAGGCGGAGCAGGCCGAGGCGATGTGGAAGGGCACGCGCCGGCTGATCCTGCGCAACATCCCGGTCAATCCGGCGAAGTTCGCGTCCGAAAATCTGACCAACCAGCAGAAGCTCGGGCTGTCGGCGAATCCGCACGGATCGATCCAGGCGCTGTTCGACGACTGCGCGATGGCCGCCGCCGACAAGCTGATCGCCGACTTCGGCGGCCCGGTGTGGGACGAGGAGTCCTACCGGAAGCTGTACGACAAGGTCCGCGCGGAGATCGTCGACACGGCCGTGCGCACGGTCGGCCAGGTCCAGCAGGTGCTGGCCGCCTGGCAGGCCTGTGAGCGCCGTCTGAAGTCCGTACGCAGCCCCGCGCTGCTGCCGAACCTCCAGGACGTGCGCAAGCAGTTGGACGGCCTGGTGAAGCCCGGTTTCGTGACGGAGGTGGGCATCCGCCGGCTTCCCGACCTGATGCGCTACCTGATCGCCGCGGACCGGCGTCTGCAGCAGATGCCGACCAATGTCCAGCGGGACACCACCCGCATGGAGAAGGTCCACGAGATGCAGGACGAGTACGCGTGGCTGTTGGAGCAGATGCCGCAGGGCCGCCCGGTCCCCCAGCAGGTCCTGGACATCCGCTGGATGATCGAGGAGCTCCGGGTCAGCTACTTCGCCCATGCGCTCGGCACGGCGTACCCGGTGTCGGACAAGCGGATCGTGAAGGCGATCGACGCGGCGGCGCCGTGA
- a CDS encoding PD40 domain-containing protein, with protein MRFRHAVGALGLVIATALPAAGPAAADGAAAAGRFTATDFSSGSPALVTLDPADGAVVATHARDAEDGVLAPGGSRVAYIDRRDTCIPQPEGGCVYARDLVVADADGGNPRVLVPGVEPETGEAPYVGHPDWSPDGRHILYDSPRGLEWVGADGTGRELLTRGSRGTFSPDGRTIAFVRTTAYPTEDGYEYGTDIHLLDTVTREERQATTSRDIRSTPVDWSPDGDTLVYATRYGLHVLDVAAGATTGLHGGWQVPLSGFRNPVYSPDGGRIAFQAYDDTTGAGSVYAVDAGDGGNLEPVTDRPANLTDWLAG; from the coding sequence GTGCGTTTCAGACATGCCGTAGGGGCCCTGGGACTGGTGATCGCGACCGCGCTGCCGGCGGCCGGACCCGCCGCGGCCGACGGAGCCGCGGCGGCGGGACGGTTCACCGCCACCGACTTCTCCTCGGGCTCCCCCGCCCTGGTCACCCTCGACCCCGCCGACGGAGCGGTCGTCGCCACCCACGCCCGGGACGCCGAGGACGGCGTTCTCGCGCCCGGGGGCTCGCGGGTGGCGTACATCGACCGGCGGGACACCTGCATCCCCCAGCCGGAGGGCGGCTGCGTCTACGCCCGCGATCTCGTCGTCGCGGACGCGGACGGGGGCAACCCGCGCGTCCTGGTCCCGGGCGTCGAGCCCGAGACCGGCGAAGCGCCGTACGTCGGGCACCCCGACTGGTCCCCGGACGGGCGGCACATCCTCTACGACAGCCCGCGCGGCCTCGAGTGGGTGGGGGCCGACGGCACCGGACGGGAACTGCTCACCCGGGGCAGCCGCGGCACCTTCTCGCCCGACGGCCGGACCATCGCCTTCGTGCGGACCACCGCGTACCCCACCGAGGACGGCTACGAGTACGGCACGGACATCCACCTCCTCGACACCGTGACCCGGGAGGAGCGCCAGGCCACCACCAGCCGTGACATCCGCTCCACCCCCGTCGACTGGTCGCCCGACGGCGACACGCTCGTCTACGCCACCCGGTACGGCCTCCACGTCCTCGACGTGGCGGCCGGCGCCACCACCGGCCTGCACGGCGGCTGGCAGGTCCCGCTCTCCGGCTTCCGCAACCCGGTCTACTCGCCCGACGGCGGCCGGATCGCTTTCCAGGCGTACGACGACACGACCGGCGCCGGGAGCGTCTACGCCGTGGACGCCGGCGACGGCGGGAACCTCGAACCGGTCACGGACCGCCCCGCGAACCTCACCGACTGGCTCGCCGGGTAA
- a CDS encoding metallophosphoesterase family protein: MVRVPAAALHTTHRIRTALRAPVRRRRNPAAEAGLGRRPRPWSRAAGLVAVVVLGAWLGLLVVGDVRVPVGPMNTTMTLRPSLTGGTKINLSPLGALQFDSHVAPLRLDVNVDQLDPDRAQALVDHPERLSGLQDEVARDVGHGTLDLAARSGVAVVTGATALGLLVYRRPRRALAAGGLALALLAASGGTAYATWNPDSVLEPRFSGLLSSAPSLVGSARSIVTEFDVYQKELARLVTNVTKLYDATSTLPAYAPDPTTIRVLHVSDIHLNPASWKIIASLVKQYKVDVIVDSGDTMDHGTAAENGFLDPIEDLGAPYVWVRGNHDSLVTQRYLERMKNVHVLDGGRAVSVAGLRFAGIGDPQFTPDRSTKPGAEASQELAGARLASALRDQRAAGTPVDIAIAHEPSAAREVDGEVPLVLAGHIHHQKTEVMKYGTRLRVEGSTGGSGLRAIEGEHPDPIQASILYVDRDTRRLQAWDAIELGGLGLTTAEVSRHLPKENQPGAASNPSTPQSTGQSTPPSTGQSPAPSSPAPSGTRDP; the protein is encoded by the coding sequence ATGGTCCGCGTCCCCGCCGCAGCCCTGCACACGACCCACCGGATCCGGACGGCCCTGCGCGCCCCGGTCCGCCGCCGCCGGAACCCCGCCGCCGAGGCCGGACTCGGCCGGCGTCCGCGCCCCTGGAGCCGCGCCGCCGGCCTCGTCGCCGTCGTGGTCCTCGGGGCCTGGCTCGGCCTGCTCGTCGTGGGCGACGTCCGCGTCCCGGTCGGCCCCATGAACACGACGATGACGCTGCGCCCCTCCCTCACCGGCGGCACGAAGATCAACCTCTCCCCGCTCGGCGCCCTCCAGTTCGACAGCCACGTCGCCCCCCTCCGCCTGGACGTGAACGTCGACCAGCTCGACCCGGACCGCGCCCAGGCCCTCGTCGACCACCCCGAGCGCCTCTCCGGCCTCCAGGACGAGGTCGCCCGGGACGTCGGCCACGGCACCCTGGACCTGGCCGCGCGCTCCGGCGTCGCCGTCGTCACCGGCGCCACCGCCCTCGGCCTCCTGGTGTACCGCCGCCCCCGCCGGGCCCTGGCCGCCGGCGGTCTCGCCCTGGCCCTCCTGGCGGCCTCGGGCGGCACGGCGTACGCCACCTGGAACCCGGACTCCGTCCTGGAGCCCAGGTTCTCCGGCCTGCTCTCCTCCGCCCCGTCCCTGGTCGGCAGCGCGCGGAGCATCGTCACCGAGTTCGACGTCTACCAGAAGGAGCTGGCCCGCCTGGTGACGAACGTGACGAAGCTGTACGACGCCACCTCCACGCTCCCCGCCTACGCCCCCGACCCGACCACCATCCGGGTCCTGCACGTCTCCGACATCCACCTCAACCCGGCGAGCTGGAAGATCATCGCCTCGCTGGTGAAGCAGTACAAGGTGGACGTGATCGTCGACTCGGGCGACACGATGGACCACGGCACGGCCGCCGAGAACGGCTTCCTCGACCCGATCGAGGACCTGGGCGCCCCCTACGTCTGGGTGCGTGGCAACCACGACTCGCTCGTCACCCAGCGCTACCTGGAGCGCATGAAGAACGTGCACGTCCTGGACGGCGGCCGCGCGGTGTCCGTCGCCGGCCTGCGCTTCGCCGGCATCGGCGATCCCCAGTTCACCCCCGACCGCTCCACGAAACCGGGCGCCGAAGCTTCCCAGGAGCTGGCCGGCGCCCGTCTCGCCTCCGCCCTGCGCGACCAGCGCGCCGCCGGCACCCCCGTCGACATCGCGATCGCCCACGAGCCCTCGGCCGCCCGTGAGGTCGACGGAGAGGTGCCGCTGGTGCTGGCCGGCCACATCCACCACCAGAAGACGGAGGTGATGAAGTACGGCACCCGGCTCCGCGTGGAGGGCTCGACCGGCGGCAGCGGCCTGCGCGCCATCGAGGGCGAGCACCCCGACCCGATCCAGGCGTCGATCCTCTACGTCGACCGCGACACCCGGCGCCTCCAGGCGTGGGACGCGATCGAACTGGGCGGCCTGGGCCTGACGACGGCCGAGGTCAGCCGCCACCTCCCCAAGGAGAACCAGCCGGGGGCCGCCTCCAACCCGAGCACCCCGCAGAGCACTGGGCAGAGCACCCCGCCGAGCACTGGGCAGAGCCCTGCCCCGAGCTCTCCGGCCCCCTCCGGGACCCGCGATCCGTAA
- a CDS encoding metallopeptidase family protein: protein MLEMTREEFEELVAEALDRIPPELTRLMDNVAVFVEDEPPADDPELLGLYEGTPLTERGEWYAGVLPDRITIYRGPTLRLCETREEVVAETEVTVVHEIAHHFGIDDERLHALGYG, encoded by the coding sequence GTGCTGGAGATGACGCGCGAGGAGTTCGAGGAACTGGTCGCCGAGGCGCTCGACCGGATCCCGCCGGAGCTGACGCGGCTGATGGACAACGTCGCGGTGTTCGTCGAGGACGAGCCGCCGGCGGACGATCCCGAGCTGCTCGGGCTGTACGAGGGGACGCCGCTGACGGAGCGCGGGGAGTGGTACGCGGGCGTGCTGCCGGACCGCATCACGATCTACCGGGGGCCCACGCTGCGGCTGTGCGAGACGCGGGAGGAGGTCGTCGCCGAGACCGAGGTGACCGTGGTGCACGAGATCGCGCACCACTTCGGGATCGACGACGAGCGGCTGCACGCCCTCGGGTACGGCTGA
- a CDS encoding DEAD/DEAH box helicase, whose translation MSITSTDHVVVPENSENAEQIEAAETLANAGDTTPDTPEAAEPTFADLGLPEGVVRKLAQNGVTTPFPIQAATIPDALAGKDILGRGRTGSGKTLSFGLPTLAQLAGGRTEKHKPRAVILTPTRELAMQVADALQPYGDVLGLKMKVVCGGTSMGNQIYALEKGVDVLVATPGRLRDIINRGACSLENVQITVLDEADQMSDLGFLPEVTELLDQVPAGGQRMLFSATMENEIKTLVDRYLDNPATHEVDAAQGAVTTMSHHILVVKPKDKAPVTAAIASRKGRTIIFVRTQLGADRVAEQLRDAGVKADALHGGMTQGARTRTLADFKDGYVNVLVATDVAARGIHVDGIDLVLNVDPAGDHKDYLHRAGRTARAGRTGTVVSLSLPHQRRQIFRLMEDAGVDAQRHIIQGGAAFDPEVAEITGARSMTEVQAESAGNAAQQAEREVAQLTKELERAQRRAAELRDEADRLLARVARERGEDPAAVTAEAPAAVEVSVPEQPGARDVERTERTEPSAPYERRERRDERGGFGRERSNDRDRSFDRDRGGRSYERRDDRGGFNRDRDRDRGYDRDRRDDRGGFRRDDRGDRRDGDRGGRSFDRRDDRGGFRRDDQGGDRGGFRRDDRGDRGDRRDDRGGFRRDDRGDRRDGDRGGRSFERRDDRGGRSFERRDDRGGFRRDDRGGHRGSDRPFNRDRQGDRPGYRAGGHERPYGRRDDHRGGSSFGRREDKPRWKRNG comes from the coding sequence ATGTCCATCACCAGTACTGATCACGTCGTCGTGCCCGAGAACTCCGAGAACGCGGAGCAGATCGAGGCCGCCGAGACCCTGGCGAACGCCGGCGACACCACCCCCGACACCCCCGAGGCCGCGGAGCCCACCTTCGCGGACCTGGGGCTGCCCGAGGGCGTCGTCCGCAAGCTCGCGCAGAACGGCGTGACCACCCCCTTCCCGATCCAGGCCGCGACCATCCCGGACGCCCTGGCCGGCAAGGACATCCTCGGCCGGGGCCGCACCGGCTCCGGCAAGACCCTCTCCTTCGGTCTGCCGACGCTGGCGCAGCTCGCCGGCGGCCGCACCGAGAAGCACAAGCCGCGGGCCGTGATCCTCACGCCCACCCGCGAGCTGGCCATGCAGGTCGCCGATGCGCTCCAGCCGTACGGGGACGTCCTCGGCCTGAAGATGAAGGTCGTCTGCGGCGGCACCTCCATGGGCAACCAGATCTACGCCCTGGAGAAGGGCGTCGATGTGCTCGTCGCCACGCCGGGCCGGCTGCGCGACATCATCAACCGCGGGGCCTGCTCCCTGGAGAACGTCCAGATCACCGTCCTCGACGAGGCCGACCAGATGTCCGACCTGGGCTTCCTGCCCGAGGTCACCGAGCTGCTCGACCAGGTCCCGGCCGGCGGTCAGCGCATGCTCTTCTCCGCCACCATGGAGAACGAGATCAAGACCCTCGTCGACCGCTACCTCGACAACCCGGCCACGCACGAGGTCGACGCCGCCCAGGGTGCCGTGACGACCATGTCGCACCACATCCTGGTCGTGAAGCCCAAGGACAAGGCGCCGGTCACCGCGGCCATCGCCTCCCGCAAGGGCCGCACCATCATCTTCGTCCGCACCCAGCTCGGCGCCGACCGCGTCGCCGAGCAGCTGCGGGACGCCGGTGTGAAGGCCGACGCGCTGCACGGCGGCATGACCCAGGGAGCGCGCACCCGCACGCTGGCCGACTTCAAGGACGGGTACGTCAACGTCCTGGTCGCCACCGACGTCGCCGCGCGCGGTATCCACGTGGACGGCATCGACCTGGTCCTGAACGTCGACCCGGCGGGCGACCACAAGGACTACCTGCACCGGGCCGGCCGTACCGCCCGCGCGGGCCGCACCGGCACGGTCGTCTCCCTGTCCCTGCCGCACCAGCGGCGTCAGATCTTCCGCCTGATGGAGGACGCGGGCGTCGACGCCCAGCGCCACATCATCCAGGGCGGCGCGGCCTTCGACCCGGAGGTCGCCGAGATCACCGGTGCCCGGTCGATGACCGAGGTCCAGGCCGAGTCCGCGGGCAACGCGGCGCAGCAGGCCGAGCGCGAGGTCGCCCAGCTCACCAAGGAGCTGGAGCGGGCCCAGCGGCGCGCGGCGGAGCTGCGCGACGAGGCGGACCGGCTGCTCGCCCGGGTGGCCCGGGAGCGGGGCGAGGACCCCGCGGCGGTCACGGCCGAGGCGCCGGCGGCGGTCGAGGTGTCCGTGCCGGAGCAGCCGGGCGCGCGGGACGTCGAGCGGACCGAGCGGACGGAGCCCTCGGCGCCGTACGAGCGGCGTGAGCGGCGGGACGAGCGCGGTGGGTTCGGGCGCGAGCGGTCGAACGACCGGGACCGTTCCTTCGACCGGGACCGCGGCGGGCGTTCCTACGAGCGCCGGGACGACCGGGGCGGTTTCAACCGGGACCGTGACCGCGACCGCGGCTACGACCGCGACCGCCGTGACGACCGTGGCGGCTTCCGCCGGGACGACCGGGGCGACCGTCGTGACGGTGACCGCGGCGGGCGCTCCTTCGACCGTCGTGACGACCGTGGCGGTTTCCGCCGGGACGACCAGGGCGGCGACCGCGGCGGCTTCCGCCGGGACGACCGGGGCGACCGGGGCGACCGTCGTGACGACCGTGGCGGCTTCCGCCGCGACGACCGGGGCGACCGTCGTGACGGTGACCGCGGCGGGCGCTCCTTCGAGCGGCGCGACGACCGCGGCGGGCGTTCCTTCGAGCGCCGGGACGACCGCGGTGGCTTCCGCCGGGACGACCGGGGCGGGCACCGCGGCAGCGACCGTCCGTTCAACCGCGACCGCCAGGGCGACCGCCCCGGCTACCGCGCCGGCGGGCACGAGCGTCCCTACGGCCGTCGTGACGACCACCGCGGTGGATCGTCCTTCGGGCGCCGCGAGGACAAGCCGCGCTGGAAGCGCAACGGCTGA